The genomic interval gCAATATTATAAATTTACCAGAAACAGAAGAggattgaatattttaaaaagtaaataaaaaatgaataacttTTTTCCTCACAATTCTGAGATTCTGAATTCTATCTCTCGTTATAATTCCAAGATTGTTCTTgtatttctgagattaaagtcagaatcctgtctttttaatttattaaaaaaaatgttgttaattCAATCTTCTAAAACAGTTAGTGACCAAAACCTTTGAGTTTGTGAATCaagagttttttattttgacacaaaacGTTATTTAGTTTAAAACATAGTCTgtgttctgagattaaagtcagaattcagacttttttcttgtatttccGTGATTCTGAGTTTGATCAGAGTGGcgtggaggagaggagcagagtcaggaggaggagcaggagcaggaggaggaggaggaggaggaggaggaggagcaggagcaggaggaggaggaggaggaggagcaggagcaggaggaggtcaCCTGATGGTACAGTTTCAGTGAGAAAAGGCTTTAAATGACATGAAACCAGTTTGATGTGCTGTTGTGTGAAAACAGACGAGACCACAGACGGAGACTTGATTCATGGGAAACAAACTCTGCCTTTTGTGTTCTTCACTCGTCCACTGAGCAAACACtgggccgtgtgtgtgtgtgtgtgtgtgtgcgtgtgtgtgtgtgtgtgtgcgtgtgtgtgtgtgggggggggtctGACTCAAAGCCTCTGAGCAAACAGTGCAGTCAAAGGAGGCGGCCATCTTGACTCTGTTCccaggaaagaaaagaaaaacagctctAAGCTGCTGAGGTCGAGACCAAGCTTTAAActggagggggcggagccaaaCAAACACCTAAAAACAGACCCTCGAGAAACGTTTTACTGCAAATGATTAAAGATTTCCCGCAACACGAGACGTACAAACagcgttcacgtctttatctcactgtgagacacacacacacacacacaggagttgttgatctaattcggcttttaaaatcctgagTTAGCATTTATttctgtgacacaaagtgaccacacgaggccactcactctctcacaccaaagtccacagagaaagtcagtgatttaagtttgtggggacacaggagctgctggtcctctgctgcctcgtgtggtcacggTGTGTCACTGAGGGACATCGGAATAAAGGATGCTgcctgatggaggcagcagtggatcaaccactcctgtgtgtgtgtgatggtaaaatcactggttttctctgtgggctttggtgtgggagagtgagtgagtgacatttttgGCTCAGGCTGCACAACTTAAACAGGCTTTTTTTCAGggctaagacctggttttagggtcagggttagaatcaggtttaggttagggttaggcacttagttaaggtggttaagttaaggggcCCCGGGAATGTGAATGTCCTCACGATGATTCCtttgtaaacgtgtgtgtgtgtgtgtgtgtgtgtgtgtgtgtgtgtgtgtgtgtgtgtgtgtgtgtgtgtgtgtgtgtgtggtaaagcCCTGACCTCCAGCGTCTCAGCATgaacctctttctctttctcatgAGAATCCGCTCATTATTATTCAGAACCTGCTGATTTTCATGTGAATAAAAACTCTGGTTTGAACtcgtccacgtgtgtgtgtgagactaacattcatgtgttcactcaggaACATTTCAACTTCACTTTCTATCGTTCTTTATCTGAATTTTATTTGGACTCTTATGATTTAGAACTTTACAACAGAAATAACTTCCGACTCTTTGTTGTTTGCTGAATTGAATCGTTTTAATTTAACATTCATATTTTAATCATTGGTgatatgaatgaataattatttaaaacaactgGCTGTTGATTATTTATCTTAAATTATCTCATTATTTAGATGTTTTTGTACTCGTtcagttcatttattttctttcagaaattttaattcatattaccaatacatacatttatgtttatttcatattttttcatatttatacattttaatgagaTTATTCGGCTACAATCAGTATTCCACTTAtaggtttaaataaaaatataaataaatacatttaattattagGGTTTtccttatttatgtatttaattctttatttttaacctATAAGTGGAACACAGATTAAACGTTGTTAATCTTATTTCTGTTTCTTATTTTGATGCTTAAAATACAAAAcgtaattgtttttttacttgttaATTTGATAATTTTTCAATTTGgacaaatttaacaaaaaaaaaaacaaaacaataaaatattttgttttcatgtaaaaaagttttatctttttttgtaaacaaacacaaacatcagcagAAAGAGTTTTTACTCCAGAAACTCAGTCCTGTTTCCTATGATGGAGCtcaggttctggttctggttctggttctggtggtGGTGATAGTAGCCGCTGCTGTTGTCGGTGCAGGGAACCGGGTCCAGTCCCGATCCCGGTCCCGggtttggcagcagcagcagcggaggcTCAGACATGAGGTTGTTAATGGAGAAGCGGTGgttgaaggaggagaagaagcagggaggaggaggaggaagaggaggaggagggaggagctgGGGCGGGTAGGACACGCGCATGTGGCTGGAGGTTAGCAGGTCACAGTGGTGCACTTTGACCTCtgaggatgaaggagaagaggaggaggaggaggaagaagaaaagtgaGGAGAAAGTGAACCAGAGCAAGATCccggttcctcctcctccttcttcttcttcatggtcTTCACCGTGGTCTTCACCGTGGTCTTCACCGTGTTCTTCACCGTGTTCTTCACCGTGGTCTCCTTGTGGCTCCTGAACCTCTTCTGTCTCCGCAGGAAGCATCCGTTCTCGAACATGTCCCCGGAGTCCGGGTGCAGGGTCCAGAAGGAGCCCTTCCCGGGTTTGTCCCGGGTCCGCGGCACTTTGATGAAGCAGTCGTTGAAGGAGAGCGAGTGTCGGACGGAGTTCTGCCAGCGCTGCTGGTTCTGCCGGTAGAACGGGAACAGGTCCATGATCCACCGGTAGATGTCGCTCAGCGTCAGCATCCTGGTGCCGGACTGTCGGATCGCGGTGCTGATCAGAGAGATGTACGAGTACGGAGGCTTCGCGTGCGCGCGGCTCCGCCGGTGGAATGGTTTGTGCTCCTGGCACGTGACggtgctgccgctgctgcaggACTTCGATCCGAACTCTGGACTCATCCCCGGACTCATCACTGGACTCATCACCGACATCGCTGCGTACGGAGGCGGGCTGACGGAGCTCAGTTCCCGCGCCTGTGGACCGGGTCTCATCCCGATCCCGACCGGGTTCAGGTAAGGCGCGTTCATGTTGCCGGTGCCGGTCACGCCATGCGCGCTCATGTAGCTGCTCATGTTTCCCGCTGCGGCGTAAAactgaaacacagaaatgattatttttattattaaacaattgTTACGagttatagtaataataacttattatgatattatatgTGTAcaattatattatcattattatatatattataatactatattatatatactatttattagtattattaaaatgatgtaTTAAACGGTacatattgagattttaaaagcacagaaacatgttcttgttgcatcaaaataaataaatggcaatTCTTGAAtcctattattataataataataattaatattattagtattattaacattattattatcattaataataataataatagtaataataatattataattattgtacTCGTGTCATAACGCCAGATATGTATTTTCCAATTAAATTAGACATTAGATAATTACAAATCACAAACATGCTTATTTTaattgaacaaatatttttgttctctcttaaataaatatgtattaggactattattttatatattttttttattatgtgttaactattttttaatttgattaatttcGTTTCCTTAGTAATAAATGTAGTGTTGTTAAAAGGTTTGAAAG from Solea solea chromosome 17, fSolSol10.1, whole genome shotgun sequence carries:
- the LOC131443922 gene encoding silk gland factor 1-like, with the translated sequence MRLSAFKMETNDLLHHHHHHHQDWMNSSCSSSGGHCGAEAEFYAAAGNMSSYMSAHGVTGTGNMNAPYLNPVGIGMRPGPQARELSSVSPPPYAAMSVMSPVMSPGMSPEFGSKSCSSGSTVTCQEHKPFHRRSRAHAKPPYSYISLISTAIRQSGTRMLTLSDIYRWIMDLFPFYRQNQQRWQNSVRHSLSFNDCFIKVPRTRDKPGKGSFWTLHPDSGDMFENGCFLRRQKRFRSHKETTVKNTVKNTVKTTVKTTVKTMKKKKEEEEPGSCSGSLSPHFSSSSSSSSSPSSSEVKVHHCDLLTSSHMRVSYPPQLLPPPPLPPPPPCFFSSFNHRFSINNLMSEPPLLLLPNPGPGSGLDPVPCTDNSSGYYHHHQNQNQNQNLSSIIGNRTEFLE